The DNA window ATGACGACATCAGACAAGTGGCAGGAGTCATGTGGAACAGAGTGGCTCAAGAAAGGGATGAATGGAAAAGGTTGGAGGAGGCCTTTGGCGACTGGCAAACAGATCTACAAGTGATAACCAAGAAACagatattagtttaattttttttatttagttaagagttagtgttagtttttttttaagttcaaatttACTGTAACATATTGAGAGATCTGAATAAAAggctattgttattattattattatctgatcTAAATAAACTATTCTTTTTGCATGAATGTGTTATCGTTACTGTATTCGTgtaaatgtttctttaaaatatatatctcaacAACGCAAATGCAATCGCTTATTCAATTCTGACAatctgtataaataaaacaaaaattagagTAAAGCttcaaataatgttattttactcGCAAGTGATgtctctttaaattattttgttaatttatttttaacatatatttatatatgaatgtttatatatgttgtaataataataagtttgtcTATTCGGCAAGGAAGGCACTCGGCTTTTGGCAGGACCGCCGTTATCATCTATGTCACTTAATATAGGATTTATCGCACTCATCACGAGGGCGCGGGAATGTTGTAATTAATTCcggaaataaaaattgatatcgttaaattataatgttttacacGCGTTCgtacaataattttcaattgttaaatCGAATAATTAACTGGGATTCCAATTATATCCGCCATTACCGGCTGTTATTCGTTGCCTTAGCAATATGAACCATTATAAGGATAAATCAATTAGATGGCACCGCATTTGGCGCGCACCAATggtcaatattataaaacattaattaaaaaaaaaaaacagttgcgCATAGCTTCAGAATATACTATAGAACAAGTGCTCGTTGTAATAAATGGAATGTTTTCATTTGTATGTCATCACTAGTGTATGTAAACATCTTAAGATTATACTTCCCGTTTGCTTGCAATCATCTTCAAGGAAAAGATATAAAAGGTATCTATAATGATTCAGTATCTTTAGCCAACTGACAatcaacaataatttttttttaagataaaaatttgAACCTTGGATGGGCGTTCTAAATTTAAGTAAAGAAATTAAATGGGTATTTCAAAATAGAAATACTACAAATATTCACACTAGTTATTTTgagtgttattataattaaattgtaattatatatatatttattgtaaagacAAATCATATTACatacagtatttatattttatttttgatcgaAATACTGAAAAAATGAAAAGTAGGTGGGTTTCGACATCAACATCGATACTCCATAGTGTTGTTGTCGTATTAAATTGACGTTATAAATGCAGACGATCAAATAGATAATCTGATTGTAAACATTGACAAAACTGTTTTGAGTGTAACAAGTACAAACAGCTGTCCTACAAAGCTATATCTAAGACCCGTGCATAGCTAGCTcgatcacccttcaaaccggaacaaggGCTTACAAATGTTTGCTGTTTAGTTGCAGAATAATTGCTAAATGTGTGGTGGTACCGGACGGGCCAATTCAAATCCTTCTATACATTGATGTGTGTGTCAAAATAATTgtcttttataaagttaaaggttatttgaaagttattaaaattaacaaatatttattttaattttatctttctgtctgtttgtccgGATTGTTAATAGTTGCAGAAATTATTTctgaatatttcattcaaatcgaTTAAGTCTGTCAAATTTTACGACttcaaacacataaaaaaaaataataataattaaatacttcatatttaaacgtacgtacatatataagtaattataatcaCTAAATATCGATTGTCAGGATGTTTAAGCTTTATTTTTTGGTTCCGTTAACACTGTAAGATATTATGACTTTATTAAGTGCGGGCTGCGGTtggtcaaattataaaatatcgcgAAATTGTTTTTCAAAACTAGATCCTAAATGTGTTATTCGTAAATTGAATATAACTTTAATCAGCTCCGTAATGTCAAGGTGACGATTAGGCTTACCGCAAGGACACTCAGATATCAGCCCCTATATAAACAAAAGGAGCCAAACAAAAGAATGACTAGTTACAAAAAACGCAAAATGAACGCATGTGTTTTTGGGTTGTATTTTTTCGTGATCCTTGGTGAGTAAgataattactatatatttactttataaaacaatatgactgctataaataatataattataaatttcaataacacATTCATTTCTAGCGAATAACATATTAACTGAATTAATGTAGAAAGTttcgttgtatatttttttataaataaaacttaatgagATGACTcgtgatagatttttttattttatatgacgtaATAAAGTTACAAGCTgctaacataaaaaagaaacaaaaatatatcacctttttatacaaaaacatattatatgacATCGCAAGTTTATCAAAATTTCTCTTTAAAAAGTCATCCTGCCGCTTTTACAGAAACTCGTTTACGTCCGACTTCGtttatagttatatacaaatacttatatGTAGTTCAGAAATGTATTTCTTAGTTTGTTCAACTTTGTTCTTTTAAAGAAACGACTATTAGAATTGTCAACATTGGCTATCGACgtgaaaatatattcagtttaaatcaatttatttactatGGAACATTGCTACTTCAGTTACAAATTCAAAgttcaactttaaaataaagaacAGTATTTCACGATAAACATTTTCGGcatgcaattttttttgtaatgtttataaacACTCGTTCCTGGGTTTCATACTTTACGTCCTAGGTCATTACATACCATAAACATAACAAACGACCTTAAGACTATAAAACTGGTCCATACTTGGTCCACGCTAACAAGCTAGTGCTTACTTATCTCAAAGACTGAGCCTAGCAATTTAAAGATGTACAATGCCTCGCGACAATCGTTTGGACGgcgtgtaatttttataattcgatTAATCTGTTTGGTTTTCCCTAAATCATTATTTCATCctatttttgttgaaaatttattgatttaaatattcatgagAAATTGTCTTTAATAATCGTTTGTATAGAAGTATCGTTAGAGATAGGCTTTGTCGAAATAATTTGttcaagtaaaatttttaacaagcaaatagttaaaaaatattataattaagtttcaaTTAGTTAGTGACTCATTGCGCAAACATTGAAACACGCGTTGTTGATGGTTTTTTCAGTGTATTTTAGGTAACTAGGTTATCTAAAATACACTGCCATCTGAATTCGGtaaatacaatatgtttattttgtacgaTATCAATATTGTACAAATTGctcagaatatttttattttgatgttttatgGAATAAAATCTGTATTTCGAATTCGGACATTGGGCTATGATATCATGTTTTGAACATTATGTCAAGTAatagtattttacaatttatattttcaacatgtcagtgttccaaattcaaataaatgtaatataatatattttttttatatattttgggtcaggattattaatgattatatttttgttcttgaaaatattttaagtgatttatttgtaaattttgtgatatttattaactgaataattattttagttttctacaaattcgattcagtgttttatttcataacaaaacTAGATACCCGATTTAAATTCGCACGGGCATCTTCGCAGGCAGAAAATATGTTATTACGTAGACTTGTCTTTTAAAGAATTTGAGAGATTCAAATCCaccataaataattatgtatcctAATCAACACACAGTGCTCAGCGTGGAAGCACACAGAGAAGATATcgatttaataattgaaaaatattaaaataacattttgcacaaaatattcaaatgattccttccttgtttatttatctgtatttggTTGGACacgaaatgaaaatttaagCGGTAAATTCCTaaacgtatatatgtatttaaatggcGGGGTTCATATTACTGTTTTATACACagttataaatagttttcacCCGCAGATTCGCTCGTGTTCTAGGGCTTAGTCCTCAGGCACTagccataaaaaagtagcctgtgtccTTCCTAAGAGTTGaagcttacttcataccaaattatataaaattcagtttagtggtttagccgtgaaTGAAAAGAgcaacaggcagacagacaaacagagttactattgcatttttaatattagtatagatttactATTGAGTTGTTTCAAttagttactattattttaacagCTTTCTGTGGTGCGAACGATCGAGATGCAaagttaagattttatttcgagtgagtaaagatttattttatatatctaagtattgtaatataatttgtttcaattttagtaacattataatgaattatttaatactccGCTTTCGTACTTGATTTTATCGAGAAGAACTTGATACGTTAGAGAAATCTTGGTTTTCCAATATCATAATCAAATACTATTGACGTAATAATAACGCGATGTGAAATAACGTGTAATTCTATACACagtttaattagtaataaaattaatatgttcacATAAACCTCAAGACATCTTTTTTCAGTTCATTCAACAACTTTACTGAATTTTCGATATCCGAAGCTCACAAAATATTTCTGACGTCATGGTACAAGCCGCAACACGGGACTGTGATATTTGCACACGGATTTACAGGTACTCTGTCTTTTGCTAACGCCTAAAATTGCCCTGGTATATCATATCATCTTTAGGTAATCTAATGAAGCACTTGAAACCAGTACAAGATAAGTAAAGCGTTAGTATAAATGGCCCGCAGATGAAATGATGGTTTCCATTGAGAAGGATTGGCTTACAGCACCACGCTTTTGAAGAATGGGTtgatgaatatacatatactctattccaaccataagaggagaaaataaacaacattcgacagcaaattgacgcgatatcattggtcgagagcttgaattatctatgatattcactatggatttgcgaaaaaatggcgttttgaacgttgataaaactgttatcggaattttggtggtaaaattaaagtggatataagtagttaagcgtaatagtattgtattataaataaagatgtattaattAACTCTTAGTATTGCACAATATGGCTTAGtttttagcaaatcgcatgaaatacgcaTATCTAAAGTTTCTTTATCTCTGACTTCccttggaataggctataggtcAGAATTTTTTGATACATGCTGGTTTATTCACAAGGTTCTTTTCACTGGGAAATAACCAGACGATCCATTAATTCCGTATACGAATTTAAGTCCATCAAACCGAAACGATATTATGTCCACAATAATCTAATTTcgcaggatatatataaaaggCACTCTCTTTTGGGCTTTAACGCTGAAACATTCTTAGAAAAAACTTTCAAACAACTTTATTAGTTGGACCCGGATTCGTACCTAGGACTTCGGTATTTGAATCCATATAAGCTGGCTATTAAACTAAACAGACAATGCACGTAAGTTAGACTATCTTAAAGGCAGTTAGTGTGGCCGAGACATATTCAGTCGCTATGAATTTAGAGTGGTAAACCTGGACGAGCGTCACTGAGTTTTCAAGAGcttaatttacgtttataattcatatcgtgctcggcttTGAAGGCAAATCGTGAGAAAAATCAAGCGTCGCATAAAATTCTtccatatgtatatttataaaacactcTGAGATCAGCGTGTTGGATTATGCTCTAAGCCTTCTTCTCAAGACGGGAGGAATCCAGCTGTACATTTTATAAGTGTAATTTGAATAGTCTAGCAAACAAGATAAACTCAAGAGTTTAAATATAGTTTGACGTAATATgcctttgtaatatattatatatttcaggcAAGCCTACTGGGCCAGCAATCACCGAAGTCATTACAACATATTTAGACCAAGGAGAAAGTAATGTGGTATTACTCAATTGGGATTACTTAGCTTCGGCACCAACGTCAAGTCTGGTCAATTCATATTTCAACTGGGCTGCTCCAAACGCCAGACAGGTAAATAACGCGTGAATTGCCTTTACAAAAACCCAAAACTCTTTCGTGTGATACGTTTTATAACTGCTATTGCAACCGTGAGTGAGGAAAGAGCTCTCTAGTTCGGAAAGTCCGCCTTAAACTTTGTTACTTAACTTTATAGAAGCCTTGTCTATActtgtcttttttaattatatatagttttataaatatatgtacaaatatattaatattcattgatgtgaattgaaattgaattcgaataaaacgtttatatgcCCACTGTTCGGCTAAGACTACTCTCCCTGTGAGGCGAAGGTTTTGgaggtttacttggtggtagggctttgtggaagcccgtctggataggtaccactcactcatcagatattctacaaccaaacagcagtactcagtattgtcgaGTTCCAGTTCGAATGGTGAGTGATCCAgcgttactacaggcacaaggaccataatatcttactttccaaggttggtggcgcattggtgatgtaaggaatggttaatatttcttacagcaccattgtctataggcggttgtaaccacttaccatcatgtggcctaTTTGATCATCcacctatctatatcataaaaaaaaaaccaccacACTGCTTCAATGCATGTGGAAACACAATAACcagaatatcattgaaattagacatacaGTTTgacttataaacaaaatataagcgCGTGTAAATTCAGTGaagcttgcctgggtttaaagccgcaatcatcggttaagatgcacgcgttctaacctttGGGCCATTTCGGGTCGCTCGGCGGATTGATATGAATTAACTTCCTCTAAATATTGCATAATCATATCAAGATGAGTTTAAAgtgtgtttcatttaattttatttactatacagacaataatatattttaactgtacTTGCAATCAACCCGCAACGCGTGCTAAAGGAAACGTAATTTCATTTACctactgtttttatataattgtgctTCTCAATTgatgattaaaatgtatttgtgttTTGTTCGCAGTTTGCGTATTGAGAGATATTTTCGCAAATCGAGTTAACCGAGGCTTAATCAAGGAACACAAAACGTTTTACTCGTAGCCAATTAGTACAGAAACAAATTGCTGATGCTTGCAACcgcttgtttatttattacttacgttttcataataaataatcactttATACAAAACTGTCTGGGTACCACTcgctcgtcatatattctaccgccaaacaaaaatgaacaaacgaacttcgtattgttgtattccggtttgaagggtgcgtTAACCAGTGAATCTATAAGagacatctcagttcccaattTTGGTGGCGCGTTGGATATGTAAGAAATTGCTAAATTTTCATACCACCACTAACCACTAgctagaaaaattaaataaaataataatattatttatataataataatattaactgccTCACTAGTCTATTGCTTACAAGCCTTACTCGAGATCATTGGGTCAAATCTTGGGTCTAGCCAATTTAAAGGTATGTATTTGTAGTTAGGAAGTTGGTAGTGTAGGACTCCTTTGATTAGGAAAGCAAAGTCCCAACTCTCTATTGTCGCGTCCGATTCATCcatcctttttttttgtatcttatttgaagtagtgctgttggccctactagcctttacagcgtcaccgggcgttcGGGCGAGTGCTAGACTCAGCCCTAAAGTTTAGCGCTGAGCTCGAGgttgacgttcgtcctgagggtgtctcctatgagatcgcacctcggctcagaacgtagtcggtggggtgtgaatttaagcactgaTAGAATTTACTGACATCACGGCCGCCTCCGTGACGTCGCTAGCCTGGGtcctcgtttccgccggcggcAACGCTGTGAGTGTGAGTTGCGTAGTGTGGTGGTTTTCCCTACGATTGGCGCTTTTGCGATAGTGAAGCTATCGTCTTCGTCGTTCTGGACGTGCATAGGTCGCCTGAGTCTATTAGGTAGATTACTTCTGAGGCCTGTATTGACAGGCTTGTGCTATCAACGGATTACTATGTTGCATGGCTCTCTCAAAATACGCCGTGGAATGTATTTTGAGGTGTTTCGCTTCGATATGGGGAAAGACAGGGCTCGCATAAGTCATGATAGGACGAATGCAGGCTTTGTATATTGTCGTCTTATTTCTAAGGGACATTTTACTCCGCTCGCATAGCATCATATACAGTCTTCCTAGTACGAACGCTGCTTTGTTTCGGACTCTGGTTATGTGTGAGTTGAAGTTTAATTTCCTATCTAGAATTTATCTAGGTATTTGGCTTCCGATTTCCACGGTATCGGTTGGGTTCATCCATCCGTcgcatcgattttttttaaaggggAATAGAGAGTGCGCCTGTATTGTATGGTACCGATCACACTTGTACCCGTTATATCTCCTGCACGTTGCGTCGCCTTGTTTAGTCTTCATTAAGAATGGTCATCgtgaccaaaatcggtcagCGCTCCCGACctggttataatttataacacttTCGAACACTTTCAAAAATTATTGTTTCACGTTTTAGTTTGAACAGTCTTTGAGCTGATATAGCCCAGTTATTAAAGCAAGcagcaattaattttatgtattatctCCTCAAACGTTTAGACTGTTTCtttagtctttattttattgtactttaaatatattttagctgGGAGTTGATCTTGTCGATGCCTTCATTAGTCTCGCTGATGCTGGACTAAATCTGAATGAAACGCACCTCATCGGTCACTCACTCGGCGCGCATATTTGGGGCATTGCTGGCAGCAACATGATGTCAAAAGGAATAGTGTTACCACGGTAAATTTACTTTtcctgtatattattataatttagttttaattcacggttaaaaaaaaaactataatacagCAAACCGccaaactgaatttgatgaaactgaTGAAATGAgatatgaagtaagcttgataCCTAAGGTAGGACACATGGTACTTTTTATCCTTAACATTAGAAAAACAACTACTACAACGCGAATGAAATCGTGGTGACATCtagttataaatagataaatgaataaggtttattattgtgtataaagattaagaatatatatagattaagaacgtttattttataataatttttgttttagaatcaCGGGGTTAGATCCCGCCGCTGCAGGTTTTGAGAAGAAACGTACTCAAAAACTTGATACTTCTTCAGCTGCGTTCGTGGACATTATTCATACGGATTTTAGTAAGTACGGAATGAGGACGTCAACAGGCACGGTAGACTTTTGGCCTAACTTCAAGATGGGTCCCGCTGTCAAGCAACCAGGTTGTCCCCATCATCCGACTCCAATGTTTTCTAGAGACGGTGAGTGacgatttttataaagataaaatgccACAAAAGGAATCGATGTTACTAAAGCAAGGCAAGGGAAGAAGCCAGATTTAgagtaaaaacttaattattttaaagtttttattacaactTACTTTTGCAACGAAGTTCATTTACGTGGCTTATAGCAGAGTATACTGGGCGAAATCGTCATGTACAGAAAAAGGTTTATATGCCTCCTCCATGCGATCTTTCGATCGTTATTTCTCTTTTTCTATCACTAGAATATAcggtataatataacattataatatataacatagttttaattcacaagggatttttataaaagttttattttttgacatttatttattctcaaatattgttaatttaatgaattgcaTATTAATTGtgtgttatttatgttaatatataatttataatatagcaaaAACTACTTTGTTCCAACCGGGTGGGAACAtagcttttttttgttttgtcagtacttatcaattttaatatatattatgtacattaaactataatacttatatacatttggTCAATTTTCGTTCGAATATCTTTTAGATTTATGCAGTCACAATAGGAGCTGGCAACTTCTGGTGGATGCAATTAAATATCCGGGAGCTCTAATAGGATCTTACGCAAGGAACTACAGGACGTGGAAGAATTATTCTAAGGCAGAGAGGGAAGCTGTCACTTTGCATCTTGGCAAATATGATAAAAACTTGTAAGTAGCCTttgactttatataatataggtagccCCCTGACGTTGTTTCTTATCGAAATATATTTCGTGCTATCTATGCGCGTAGGTGACAAATGTGGCGATATTATTTACctaaatttatagatattaatagaaattacttaaaaatgtgAGGATCTCatctaaacaaaaaaatcgATCACAAATTCGAGTTTTTCAGAAAGCGACATTCTATAAAGTTCTagattacatacattaaatacggttttttgtttctttgtctGAAGCGTTAccctaaattattaatattcattttcacGCGAATGAAAAATACATAGCGTATACACACCTACATACGTACACACGCAAACGTATATCGTAACGTATGTGAATTCACACATGCACGGAATCAATATCGTATAGGtactagttataaaaatattgtacatttgaTTACAAATaccaaaaattataacattcaaaAAAGATCTATTAAACCTCTATtgcgttaaaattttaaaagagttaCTTCGATGGActtatgataattaataaaattgtattaatttataatattgtattgattacAGACATCCGGGAAATTACTATCTCGTTACAAGATCTGAATCACCTTATGGACTTGGAAGAGATGgactttaataatacataaattatatatctgtatttcgtaattgtaattatttacggCCTTTATTGTAAACGCATCTCGCAAAATCCGGCGAATATTTTCATATGAAATTTGTACCATGATATTCACCGTGTTTCAGGGAAGGTTTGTGcctaaaaattatgataaaatatgattCAACGTATAACGAAGCCACACGAAGCTTGGCttgtaagttatttatatatgtttactagCCGTCCGTCACGATTTCTACTGGtgaaatttatacaaagttGTAATTTCCAAAAATTCTATCTTAGTGAGCTTGTACGTCATCAATCAATCCGACCTTCAGTTTCAAGGATCACACGGGTGGTATTtcatacttatgtatatatatggaTCTCACAATGAGTCGCATTTGTAGTGGTGAAAACGAGGTATAACGAGATCATTGTCAGAAAGGAACCCTCACTAAGAAaggatattttgaatatttataagtaaaaaattgaTGTTATTTTCGGAATGCTTGAAGAGTatgttacttaataaatattataacagctTTGAGGAggcttggagctaattccaccacgttgctccaatgagGTTTGGTAAAGtttgattgttttaataaatagtctAATAAAAGACTATCAATTAAGCGAAAAACTAAAGAGAGCAAGAATTCTTTATTATTCATAGCTCATCAGCTCAGCGTAGTATGGCGAATACATTTCCATTTCTCTTTAATGTACATAAGTAACATTAGCAACGTCTTTTAACATCGCACAAGAGTGACTCGTGAAAAATTGAccaattaatcatttattgagAGTTTCACGAGGAGCCGAAATCATTAAGCACTTAAGGATTAAATAGCTGCTTTTTAACTTATTCCAATTGTATATAAGGATATCTTAAACAAACAAGTGATGTGAATATAACTTCGTCCGGGTGAAATAGGAatgatagttaattttatttacttcccgatCGCGGTGCGACCTATTGAGTCTACACtagaatatattcttaaaaaatttaatcgaaATCAGTCCAACCGTTTAAGAGTTCAGCTAGGTAAACACACAcaggagatattttttttgtaaaatat is part of the Vanessa tameamea isolate UH-Manoa-2023 chromosome 10, ilVanTame1 primary haplotype, whole genome shotgun sequence genome and encodes:
- the LOC113391915 gene encoding phospholipase A1-like, translated to MTSYKKRKMNACVFGLYFFVILAFCGANDRDAKLRFYFDSFNNFTEFSISEAHKIFLTSWYKPQHGTVIFAHGFTGKPTGPAITEVITTYLDQGESNVVLLNWDYLASAPTSSLVNSYFNWAAPNARQLGVDLVDAFISLADAGLNLNETHLIGHSLGAHIWGIAGSNMMSKGIVLPRITGLDPAAAGFEKKRTQKLDTSSAAFVDIIHTDFSKYGMRTSTGTVDFWPNFKMGPAVKQPGCPHHPTPMFSRDDLCSHNRSWQLLVDAIKYPGALIGSYARNYRTWKNYSKAEREAVTLHLGKYDKNLHPGNYYLVTRSESPYGLGRDGL